A genomic segment from Streptomyces sp. NBC_00459 encodes:
- a CDS encoding BMP family ABC transporter substrate-binding protein produces the protein MPRRSRRTLPLAAMTALLVAGATACNAAAKDDASSDSSAGSTSFTLVTPDAVGQNEFLKLAVTGVKAAAKAHNGTEKVFESTDTASQQQNVQAAVDAKPDVVVLVGFEFADLVAQQAAAHPKQQFLMIDACTTRAIDNVSCGVFREHEGVFLAGAEAGLLSESGKVGAVDVLDTPVFRRFSDPFAAGAQHVAAKTETDTRFVGGQSPFDDSARAKEQANDLLSKGYDQLMAAAAAGNYGVFEAAKAKGAFAYGVDVNQCPSAPGTVVDNVIKRTDIAVEKGVEQVLAGQTGTTTSYGLKEGGISLTGLEKGVDSSQCVIAEHPDVLKKIEALRDQIVSGELTVDDPAAVG, from the coding sequence ATGCCTCGCAGATCCCGTCGTACGCTCCCGCTCGCCGCCATGACCGCGCTGCTCGTCGCCGGTGCCACCGCCTGCAACGCCGCCGCGAAGGACGACGCCTCCTCGGACAGCAGCGCGGGCAGCACGTCGTTCACCCTCGTCACGCCGGACGCCGTCGGGCAGAACGAGTTCCTCAAGCTCGCCGTGACCGGCGTCAAGGCCGCCGCGAAGGCGCACAACGGGACCGAGAAGGTGTTCGAGTCCACCGACACCGCCTCCCAGCAGCAGAACGTGCAGGCCGCCGTCGACGCGAAGCCCGACGTCGTCGTGCTGGTCGGCTTCGAGTTCGCGGACCTGGTCGCTCAGCAGGCCGCGGCGCACCCGAAGCAGCAGTTCCTGATGATCGACGCGTGCACGACGAGGGCGATCGACAACGTCAGCTGCGGGGTCTTCCGCGAGCACGAGGGCGTCTTCCTCGCCGGTGCGGAGGCCGGGCTGCTGAGCGAGAGCGGCAAGGTCGGGGCCGTGGACGTGCTGGACACGCCCGTGTTCCGCCGCTTCAGCGACCCGTTCGCGGCCGGTGCCCAGCATGTCGCCGCGAAGACGGAGACCGACACCCGCTTCGTCGGCGGCCAGTCCCCGTTCGACGACTCGGCGCGCGCCAAGGAGCAGGCGAACGACCTGCTCTCCAAGGGCTACGACCAGCTGATGGCGGCGGCCGCGGCCGGCAACTACGGCGTGTTCGAGGCGGCCAAGGCGAAGGGCGCGTTCGCGTACGGCGTCGACGTCAACCAGTGCCCCTCGGCGCCCGGCACGGTGGTCGACAATGTGATCAAGCGCACGGACATCGCCGTGGAGAAGGGCGTCGAGCAGGTCCTCGCCGGTCAGACGGGCACGACCACCTCGTACGGCCTCAAGGAGGGCGGCATCAGCCTCACGGGTCTGGAGAAGGGCGTCGACTCGTCCCAGTGCGTGATCGCCGAGCACCCCGACGTCCTGAAGAAGATCGAGGCGCTGCGCGACCAGATCGTGTCCGGAGAGCTGACGGTCGATGACCCCGCCGCCGTCGGCTGA
- a CDS encoding ABC transporter ATP-binding protein, translating into MTPPPSADREAAAVELRGITKRFPGTLANDAVDLTVRRGEIHALMGENGAGKSTLMSVLYGMERPDAGSVRIDGNAVAFSDPGDAMASGLGMVHQSFKLFDSLTVAENVVYAAEPRRFGLVDRGAARRRVRELAEEHGLAVDPDARVGDLPVGLRQRVEILKLLHRGARTLILDEPTAVLTPAEADALFAVLKSLAAQGRTVILVTHKLREVLEGSDNVTVLRDGRVVARLVTAETSAAEIAAAMTGRAVELDRVHAPGTPGEVVLDVTGLATDGVRDVRLTVRAGEIVGIAGVAGNGQSELVEALAGLRPVSSGRVALLGDDITHASATERRARGLAYVPEDRHAVGTAPAASVADNLAMGHHRTSLSARGLLPPAAVRGHARRLIERFGIKAASPEVPASALSGGNLQKLLIGRELAHDAPLLLVEQPTRGVDIGAVQNIHDQLIAYRDAGHAVLLVSAELSEIRGLADRVLVMYEGRVTASYERAEADERTLGLAMAGGAGGSAPVASVAPVAPVAPVEVGD; encoded by the coding sequence ATGACCCCGCCGCCGTCGGCTGACCGGGAGGCGGCGGCTGTCGAGCTCCGGGGAATCACCAAGCGGTTCCCCGGCACGCTCGCCAACGACGCCGTCGACCTCACCGTCCGGCGCGGCGAGATCCACGCTCTGATGGGCGAGAACGGCGCCGGAAAGTCGACGCTCATGTCCGTCCTGTACGGGATGGAGCGCCCGGACGCCGGTTCGGTACGGATCGACGGGAACGCGGTCGCGTTCTCCGACCCGGGCGACGCGATGGCCTCCGGGCTCGGCATGGTCCACCAGAGCTTCAAGCTGTTCGACTCGCTGACGGTCGCCGAGAACGTGGTGTACGCCGCCGAGCCGCGCCGTTTCGGCCTGGTGGACCGGGGTGCGGCGCGCCGCCGGGTGCGTGAGCTGGCCGAGGAGCACGGGCTCGCGGTCGATCCGGACGCCCGGGTCGGTGACCTGCCCGTCGGGCTGCGCCAGCGCGTGGAGATCCTGAAGCTGCTGCACCGCGGCGCCCGGACGCTCATCCTCGACGAGCCGACCGCCGTCCTCACGCCCGCCGAGGCGGACGCGCTGTTCGCGGTCCTCAAGTCCCTTGCCGCACAAGGCCGTACGGTCATCCTGGTCACGCACAAGCTGCGCGAGGTCCTCGAAGGCAGCGACAACGTCACGGTGTTGCGGGACGGCCGGGTCGTCGCCCGGCTGGTCACCGCCGAGACGTCCGCCGCCGAGATCGCCGCCGCGATGACCGGCCGTGCCGTGGAACTCGACCGCGTCCACGCCCCCGGCACCCCGGGCGAGGTGGTCCTGGACGTCACCGGCCTCGCGACGGACGGTGTACGGGACGTCCGACTCACCGTCCGCGCAGGGGAGATCGTCGGTATCGCGGGCGTCGCGGGCAACGGCCAGAGCGAGCTGGTGGAGGCGCTGGCCGGACTGCGGCCGGTGTCCTCGGGCCGGGTCGCACTGCTCGGCGACGACATCACGCACGCCTCGGCGACCGAGCGCCGCGCCAGGGGCCTCGCTTACGTCCCCGAGGACCGGCACGCCGTCGGTACGGCGCCTGCCGCGTCGGTCGCCGACAACCTGGCGATGGGCCACCACCGCACGTCACTGTCCGCACGCGGGCTGCTTCCGCCGGCCGCCGTACGAGGTCACGCGCGGCGCCTGATCGAACGCTTCGGCATCAAGGCGGCGTCCCCGGAGGTGCCGGCGTCCGCACTGTCCGGCGGCAATCTGCAGAAGCTGCTCATCGGGCGCGAACTCGCCCACGACGCACCGCTGTTGCTGGTCGAGCAGCCCACGCGCGGAGTCGACATCGGCGCCGTCCAGAACATCCACGACCAGCTGATCGCCTACCGCGACGCCGGCCACGCCGTCCTGCTCGTCTCGGCCGAGCTGAGCGAGATCCGGGGGCTCGCGGACCGGGTCCTGGTGATGTACGAGGGCCGGGTGACGGCGTCGTACGAGAGGGCCGAGGCGGACGAACGGACGCTGGGGCTCGCGATGGCAGGCGGCGCCGGCGGTTCGGCTCCGGTGGCCTCAGTCGCCCCGGTGGCCCCGGTGGCCCCGGTGGAGGTCGGGGACTGA
- a CDS encoding ABC transporter permease: MKQATRISPVAHVTRALRSPVAFSVLAGVVIGALFLIGTGADPVAAYGAVLSGSLGADGIGSTLTTLTSVLGLALALAVPLRAGLINLGGDGQMVLGGMAAAVTGLYSPLPAPLTVVLALLAGMAAGAGYAALAALCENRFGVPLLVSSLLLSYPAASFASYLARYPLKEPGSSLPQTRQLPDGVALPAFGSSTVTVGLLLVVVAAAAYWFTDRRTAFGYEIRMTGLNSRFAAYAGVERKGLTLRLMAVSGALAGLVGAIGVLSFPYRFLDGSLTASGYTWTGLTAALLAAAAPVGTVLASFFFAVLQVGGLSMERTTEVPRELTQVLQAIVIVFLAARLRFPQWWFNRRKEAV; the protein is encoded by the coding sequence ATGAAGCAAGCAACCCGAATATCGCCGGTCGCCCACGTGACGAGAGCTCTCCGCTCCCCCGTCGCCTTCTCGGTGCTGGCCGGGGTCGTCATCGGTGCCCTGTTCCTCATCGGGACCGGCGCTGATCCGGTCGCCGCGTACGGAGCGGTGCTCAGCGGCTCGCTCGGTGCCGACGGCATCGGGTCGACGCTGACCACCCTGACGAGCGTGCTGGGCCTGGCCCTCGCGCTGGCCGTGCCGCTGCGCGCCGGGCTCATCAACCTGGGCGGGGACGGGCAGATGGTGCTCGGCGGGATGGCGGCGGCCGTGACGGGGCTGTACTCGCCGCTGCCCGCGCCGCTCACCGTCGTCCTCGCGCTGCTGGCGGGTATGGCGGCCGGTGCCGGGTACGCGGCCCTCGCCGCCCTGTGCGAGAACCGGTTCGGTGTACCGCTGCTGGTCAGCAGTCTGCTGCTCAGCTACCCGGCGGCGTCCTTCGCCTCCTACCTGGCCCGCTACCCGCTCAAGGAACCGGGTTCCAGCCTCCCCCAGACCCGGCAACTGCCGGACGGGGTCGCGCTGCCCGCGTTCGGTTCGTCGACCGTGACGGTGGGGCTGCTGCTGGTCGTCGTGGCCGCCGCCGCGTACTGGTTCACCGACCGGCGCACCGCCTTCGGCTACGAGATACGGATGACCGGTCTCAACTCCCGGTTCGCCGCGTACGCGGGCGTCGAGCGCAAGGGCCTCACGCTCCGGCTGATGGCGGTGTCGGGCGCGCTGGCCGGACTCGTGGGCGCCATAGGCGTGTTGAGCTTCCCGTACCGCTTCCTGGACGGCTCACTCACCGCGTCCGGCTACACCTGGACGGGTCTGACGGCGGCCCTGCTGGCCGCTGCCGCGCCGGTCGGCACGGTCCTCGCGTCCTTCTTCTTCGCCGTGCTGCAGGTGGGCGGCCTGTCGATGGAACGGACGACCGAGGTACCGCGCGAGCTGACGCAGGTGCTCCAGGCCATCGTGATCGTGTTCCTGGCAGCGCGACTGCGCTTCCCCCAGTGGTGGTTCAACCGTCGTAAGGAGGCGGTGTGA
- a CDS encoding ABC transporter permease yields the protein MFFDSDLLMSALRALTPILLAALGGAICERAGVFNIGLEGMMLMGCFTAVATSWFTGSPWLGVLAAALASAAYSLILAVGAVTLRADAVVLGIALNLLAVGLTSFLLRTVFGVQGTFDDPSLAGLSLVGGFSPLAYLAWAAVGVAALMLSRHVWGLRLRGVGEAPDAAATLGVSPVRYQYGAVLVSGVLCGLAGAQLALGNVTLFSENMTAGRGWIAVVAVMLGRALPLGVLLAALLFGLAEAAGFRLQGLGLPQQATDAAPYVVTLGALFLTTARRRRRTPSTSSTSSPSSTSPSAGAVT from the coding sequence ATGTTCTTCGACTCCGATCTCCTCATGTCGGCGCTGCGCGCGCTGACGCCCATCCTGCTGGCCGCGCTCGGCGGGGCGATCTGCGAACGGGCGGGCGTCTTCAACATCGGCCTCGAAGGCATGATGCTGATGGGCTGCTTCACCGCGGTGGCCACCAGCTGGTTCACCGGCAGCCCCTGGCTCGGCGTACTGGCGGCGGCGCTCGCCTCCGCCGCCTACTCCCTGATCCTGGCCGTGGGCGCGGTGACCTTGCGCGCAGACGCGGTGGTGCTCGGAATCGCCCTGAATCTCCTGGCAGTTGGCCTGACCAGCTTCCTCCTCCGTACCGTCTTCGGCGTGCAGGGTACTTTCGACGACCCGTCACTGGCCGGGCTCTCGTTGGTCGGTGGCTTCTCACCGCTCGCGTATCTGGCGTGGGCGGCGGTCGGTGTGGCCGCGCTGATGCTGTCCCGGCATGTGTGGGGGCTCAGGCTGCGCGGGGTCGGCGAGGCACCGGACGCGGCGGCCACCCTCGGCGTGAGCCCGGTCAGGTACCAGTACGGGGCCGTGCTGGTGTCCGGCGTGCTGTGCGGGCTCGCGGGGGCCCAACTCGCCCTCGGCAACGTCACCTTGTTCTCCGAGAACATGACGGCGGGGCGCGGCTGGATCGCGGTCGTCGCGGTCATGCTCGGCCGTGCGCTGCCGCTCGGTGTGCTGCTGGCGGCGCTGCTGTTCGGCCTCGCGGAGGCCGCCGGTTTCCGCCTCCAGGGCCTCGGTCTGCCGCAGCAGGCGACCGACGCCGCGCCGTACGTCGTCACGCTCGGCGCCCTCTTCCTGACGACGGCCCGCCGCCGTCGCCGTACCCCTTCCACGTCCTCCACATCTTCCCCGTCTTCCACGTCCCCTTCCGCTGGAGCCGTCACATGA
- a CDS encoding nucleoside phosphorylase, whose product MTQDLLPVTRIPRTGLPPRALVVGDPLRAALVGAKLEDAQEVSYHREYRVFSGSWKGVPVVVASHGVGAPGAILLFQELADAGVRTFLRFGTAGAMKPGIGDGDLVIAEAAVRDDGVTQQLLPPEYPAVSSPEAVLALQQAAREAGAPHHRGIVWTRAAFQPGLLPLFSYEGAGLAAIEMELSALLVTASLRGLVAGGVVVIDGANADELVDEANPLSTGHYDPHREIVAAGVERGAVVSLEALRLLAENEAGTDDEEYGV is encoded by the coding sequence ATGACGCAGGACCTGTTGCCCGTCACCCGAATACCCCGCACGGGGCTGCCGCCGCGCGCGCTGGTCGTCGGCGATCCGCTGCGCGCCGCTCTCGTCGGCGCCAAGCTGGAGGACGCGCAGGAGGTGTCGTACCACCGCGAGTACCGGGTGTTCAGCGGGAGTTGGAAGGGCGTGCCGGTGGTGGTCGCCTCCCACGGGGTGGGCGCCCCGGGCGCGATCCTGCTGTTCCAGGAGCTGGCGGACGCCGGTGTGCGGACCTTCCTGCGGTTCGGTACGGCCGGTGCGATGAAGCCGGGGATCGGCGACGGCGACCTCGTCATCGCCGAGGCCGCCGTCCGGGACGACGGTGTCACCCAGCAGTTGCTGCCCCCGGAGTACCCGGCGGTGTCCTCCCCCGAAGCTGTACTCGCGCTCCAGCAGGCGGCGCGCGAGGCGGGCGCCCCGCACCACCGGGGCATCGTGTGGACGCGGGCCGCCTTCCAGCCCGGTCTCCTCCCCCTCTTCTCCTACGAGGGCGCCGGACTCGCCGCCATCGAGATGGAGTTGAGCGCACTGCTGGTGACGGCCTCGCTGCGGGGACTGGTCGCGGGCGGAGTGGTCGTCATCGACGGGGCGAACGCGGACGAACTCGTCGACGAGGCCAATCCCTTGTCGACAGGTCACTACGACCCGCACCGGGAGATCGTGGCGGCCGGCGTCGAACGCGGTGCGGTCGTGTCACTGGAGGCCCTGCGCCTGCTGGCGGAGAACGAGGCCGGTACCGACGACGAGGAGTACGGCGTATGA
- a CDS encoding amidohydrolase: protein MSGPRSERIDLLVHGGDVLTVDEAGTVVPDGAVAVRDGEIVAVGPTQELTTRFTADESLDAANCLVLPGLVNTHTHLAMTFLRGRADDVTLQGFLERVLKWEAQLLSPENVAAAVRVAIAESVRAGVTSALDMYWFHEAAEQAAREAGWRLHTGPTFMDVPEPPDGIVYEERLAWARQDLAARGTPRPGHRPILFAHSTYTLSPDQLVEIAALAREFGALLHIHAAENATEVATVEVRYGKRPVELLDSLGLLGPDLLLAHAVDLTGPEIAALARTGTSVAHCPVSNLKLGCGIAPVPRLLSAGVTVGLGTDGAVSSNTLDVLGAVRQAALVHKAAGDPTAVGAEQAVRMATAEGAKALGLGDRLGSLEVGKRADLIVLDLGAPHLRPRHDPWSTLAYAAHSADVRDTVVDGRVLMRNRTLTTLDEAAALTGLEALA from the coding sequence ATGAGCGGGCCCCGGAGCGAGCGGATCGACCTGCTGGTGCACGGCGGTGACGTGCTCACCGTGGACGAGGCCGGAACCGTCGTACCGGACGGGGCGGTTGCCGTCCGCGACGGCGAGATCGTCGCCGTGGGCCCGACCCAGGAGCTGACAACCCGGTTCACAGCCGACGAGTCCCTTGACGCCGCGAACTGCCTTGTTCTGCCCGGCCTGGTCAACACGCATACCCATCTCGCGATGACGTTCCTGCGCGGCCGGGCCGACGACGTCACCCTTCAGGGCTTCCTGGAGCGTGTGCTGAAGTGGGAGGCCCAGCTGCTCTCGCCGGAGAACGTGGCGGCGGCGGTCCGGGTCGCGATCGCCGAGAGCGTACGGGCCGGGGTGACCTCCGCGCTCGACATGTACTGGTTCCACGAGGCTGCCGAACAGGCGGCGCGCGAGGCGGGCTGGCGCCTGCACACCGGCCCCACCTTCATGGACGTACCGGAACCGCCCGACGGCATCGTCTACGAGGAGCGGCTTGCGTGGGCCCGGCAGGACCTGGCCGCCCGCGGGACTCCCCGACCCGGCCACCGCCCGATCCTCTTCGCGCACTCCACCTATACCCTCTCCCCCGACCAGCTGGTCGAAATCGCCGCGCTGGCAAGGGAGTTCGGCGCGCTGCTGCACATCCACGCCGCCGAGAACGCGACCGAGGTCGCCACCGTCGAGGTGCGGTACGGCAAGCGCCCGGTGGAGCTGCTCGACTCGCTCGGGCTGCTCGGCCCCGACCTGCTGCTGGCCCACGCCGTGGACCTGACCGGCCCGGAGATCGCGGCGCTGGCCCGCACCGGCACGTCCGTCGCCCACTGTCCGGTCTCGAACCTGAAGCTCGGCTGCGGGATCGCACCCGTGCCCAGGCTGCTCAGCGCGGGCGTGACGGTAGGTCTCGGCACCGACGGAGCCGTCAGCTCGAACACCCTGGACGTACTGGGGGCGGTCCGGCAGGCGGCCCTCGTGCACAAGGCGGCCGGCGACCCCACGGCCGTCGGCGCCGAACAGGCCGTACGCATGGCGACCGCCGAGGGCGCGAAGGCACTGGGCCTGGGCGACCGGCTGGGCTCCCTGGAGGTGGGCAAGCGCGCCGACCTGATCGTGCTCGACCTCGGTGCGCCGCATCTGCGGCCCCGGCACGACCCCTGGTCGACGCTCGCGTACGCGGCGCACTCCGCGGACGTCCGGGACACGGTCGTGGACGGCAGGGTCCTCATGCGGAACCGGACCCTGACCACCCTCGACGAGGCCGCCGCGCTCACCGGCCTGGAAGCACTGGCCTGA
- a CDS encoding FadR/GntR family transcriptional regulator, with protein MAVTDEAIEKIKGMIVSGSLRPGDRLPKESELAAELGLSRNSLREAVRALSLIRILDVRQGDGTYVTSLDPQLLLEALSFVVDFHRDDTVLEFLAVRRILEPAATAMSAARISEQQLDALSAQLERLGGEPSVEELVAADLEFHRGIVQSSGNSVLCSLLDGLSGPTTRARIWRGLTQEDAVSRTLHEHRAILGALRDRDAEAARSWATVHIASVEQWLRSTL; from the coding sequence ATGGCAGTCACCGACGAGGCGATCGAGAAGATCAAGGGGATGATCGTCTCCGGGTCGCTGCGCCCCGGCGACCGGCTGCCCAAGGAGAGTGAACTGGCCGCCGAACTGGGGCTGTCCCGCAACTCCCTGCGGGAGGCGGTGCGCGCCCTGTCGCTCATCCGGATCCTCGACGTACGGCAGGGCGACGGCACCTACGTCACCAGCCTGGATCCCCAGCTCCTGCTCGAAGCGCTGAGCTTCGTCGTGGACTTCCACCGCGACGACACGGTCCTGGAGTTCCTGGCGGTGCGCCGCATCCTGGAGCCGGCCGCCACCGCGATGTCGGCGGCACGCATCAGCGAGCAGCAGCTGGACGCGCTGTCCGCCCAGTTGGAGCGGCTCGGCGGTGAGCCGTCGGTGGAGGAACTGGTCGCCGCCGACCTGGAGTTCCACCGGGGGATCGTGCAGAGCTCCGGCAACTCGGTGCTCTGTTCCCTCCTCGACGGTCTGTCCGGGCCCACCACCCGGGCCAGGATCTGGCGCGGTCTGACCCAGGAGGACGCGGTCAGCCGCACCCTGCACGAGCACCGGGCGATCCTGGGCGCCCTGCGCGACCGGGACGCGGAGGCGGCGCGGTCATGGGCGACGGTGCACATCGCGAGCGTGGAGCAGTGGCTGAGGTCGACCCTCTAG
- a CDS encoding PAC2 family protein, translated as MIELEGVPELIDPVMVAAFEGWNDAGDAASSAVAHLDREWKGEVFAALDAEDYYDFQVNRPTVWLDNGVRKITWPTTRLSVVRVGGDKPRDLVLVRGIEPSMRWRSFCNELLGFAHELGVELVVVLGALLGDTPHTRPVPVSGVTSDADLAQRMDLEETKYEGPTGIVGILQEACTHAGVPAVSLWAAVPHYVSQPPNPKATLALLNRLEDLIDIRIPLGELPEDARAWQVGVDQLAAEDSEVAEYVQTLEEARDTAELPEATGEAIAREFERYLRRRDGTGPAGPGTAPGGHATADGTDSASYLRDNPTPRPKPQPPKPPQLPSTDDEDPTED; from the coding sequence GTGATCGAGCTGGAGGGGGTTCCCGAGCTGATCGACCCAGTCATGGTGGCCGCGTTCGAGGGTTGGAACGACGCAGGCGACGCAGCTTCCAGCGCGGTCGCGCATCTGGACCGGGAGTGGAAGGGCGAGGTGTTCGCGGCGCTCGACGCCGAGGACTACTACGACTTCCAGGTCAACCGCCCCACCGTGTGGCTGGACAACGGTGTCCGCAAGATCACCTGGCCGACGACCAGACTGTCGGTGGTCAGGGTCGGCGGCGACAAGCCCCGTGACCTCGTGCTGGTCCGGGGCATCGAGCCGTCGATGCGCTGGCGCTCGTTCTGCAACGAGCTGCTGGGCTTCGCGCACGAACTGGGCGTGGAGCTGGTGGTGGTCCTGGGCGCCCTGCTCGGCGACACCCCGCACACCCGTCCGGTTCCGGTCAGCGGGGTCACGTCCGACGCGGATCTGGCCCAGCGGATGGATCTGGAGGAGACCAAGTACGAGGGCCCCACGGGCATCGTCGGCATCCTCCAGGAGGCGTGCACACACGCGGGCGTGCCTGCGGTGTCGCTGTGGGCGGCGGTCCCGCACTATGTGTCGCAGCCGCCCAACCCGAAGGCGACGCTGGCTCTCCTGAACCGTCTGGAGGACCTGATCGACATCCGCATCCCCCTGGGCGAGCTGCCCGAGGACGCGCGTGCCTGGCAGGTGGGCGTGGACCAGCTGGCCGCCGAGGACAGCGAGGTCGCGGAGTACGTACAGACGCTGGAGGAGGCCCGGGACACCGCCGAGCTGCCCGAGGCGACGGGCGAGGCGATCGCCCGCGAGTTCGAACGCTATCTGCGCCGCCGCGACGGCACCGGCCCGGCGGGCCCCGGCACGGCCCCCGGCGGCCACGCCACCGCGGACGGCACGGACAGCGCGTCGTACCTCCGGGACAACCCGACGCCCCGCCCGAAGCCACAGCCACCGAAGCCGCCCCAGCTGCCGAGCACGGACGACGAGGACCCCACAGAGGACTGA
- a CDS encoding SMP-30/gluconolactonase/LRE family protein, which produces MAPTHGSFACHVSRRGLLAAGAATVSAALVASPAAASPKTLPTLIPLPNGFRPEGIATGIGPYAYLGSLGDGSIYRADLRTGAGEIISAGPGTPSVGLKLDGQGRLFVAARAQGARVVDSRTGAVLASYALTTATSTFANDVFLTRRAAIFTDSFQPALYVLPLGRGGALPGAGDVVRIALSGDWSQVPGEVVNANGITATPDGKALLVVQSGVGGLHRVDPRTGVTKLVGLGDAAPLTNGDGLLLVGRTLYVVQNRQNAVDVFTLSQDGSSGVFQRRITDPDFDVPTTVAAYRNRLYLPNARFSTTPTPETTYAVVAVDR; this is translated from the coding sequence GTGGCTCCCACACACGGTTCCTTCGCATGCCACGTCAGCCGCCGCGGACTGCTCGCGGCGGGCGCCGCCACCGTCTCCGCCGCCCTGGTCGCCTCACCGGCCGCCGCCTCCCCGAAGACCCTGCCGACCCTGATACCCCTGCCCAACGGCTTCCGTCCGGAAGGCATAGCCACCGGCATCGGCCCCTACGCCTACCTGGGCTCGCTCGGCGACGGCTCGATCTACCGCGCCGACCTGCGCACCGGCGCGGGCGAGATCATCTCGGCCGGGCCCGGCACCCCGTCCGTCGGGCTCAAACTCGACGGCCAGGGACGCCTGTTCGTCGCCGCCCGTGCCCAGGGAGCCCGGGTCGTGGACAGCCGTACCGGTGCTGTCCTCGCCTCGTACGCCCTCACCACGGCGACCTCCACGTTCGCCAACGACGTGTTCCTGACCCGGCGCGCGGCGATCTTCACCGACTCCTTCCAGCCGGCCCTGTACGTCCTCCCGCTAGGCCGGGGCGGCGCGCTCCCGGGCGCCGGTGACGTCGTACGGATCGCTCTGAGCGGCGACTGGAGCCAGGTGCCCGGCGAGGTCGTCAACGCCAACGGCATCACCGCCACGCCCGACGGGAAGGCGCTGCTCGTCGTCCAGTCAGGGGTGGGCGGGCTGCACCGGGTGGACCCGCGCACGGGGGTCACCAAGCTCGTCGGGCTCGGGGACGCGGCGCCGCTCACCAACGGCGACGGTCTGCTGCTCGTCGGGCGCACGCTGTACGTCGTACAGAACCGGCAGAACGCGGTCGACGTGTTCACGCTGTCCCAGGACGGGAGCAGCGGGGTCTTCCAACGGCGTATCACCGACCCGGACTTCGATGTGCCGACCACGGTCGCCGCGTACCGGAACCGGCTGTATCTGCCCAACGCCCGTTTCTCGACGACGCCGACGCCCGAGACGACGTACGCCGTGGTCGCCGTGGACCGCTGA